From the genome of Nicotiana sylvestris chromosome 2, ASM39365v2, whole genome shotgun sequence, one region includes:
- the LOC104244096 gene encoding copper transporter 1-like codes for MNNGGHMHGMAMAPPPSAAMNNGTGGGMMMKNHRHMMMHMTFFWGKNTEILFSNWPGYDNLGMYILALFVVFFMAVLVEFLSHSNYIKENADHVSAGLIQTTLYGLRIGLAYVVMLAVMSFNGGVFLVAIFGHMLGFLVFGSRVFKKSSNEGKTMDLPPMSCSC; via the coding sequence ATGAACAACGGCGGCCACATGCATGGAATGGCTATGGCGCCGCCGCCATCAGCCGCCATGAACAACGGCACAGGAGGAGGCATGATGATGAAGAACCATCGACATATGATGATGCACATGACATTTTTCTGGGGAAAGAATACTGAAATTCTCTTCTCAAATTGGCCTGGATATGATAATTTAGGCATGTACATTTTGGCGCTTTTCGTCGTCTTTTTCATGGCTGTTCTCGTCGAATTTCTGTCTCATAGCAATTACATTAAGGAAAATGCTGATCATGTGAGCGCGGGGTTGATTCAGACAACTTTGTATGGATTGAGAATTGGTTTGGCTTATGTTGTTATGTTGGCTGTTATGTCGTTCAATGGTGGTGTTTTCTTGGTTGCTATTTTTGGACACATGTTAGGGTTCTTGGTTTTTGGAAGTAGGGTTTTCAAGAAATCTTCTAATGAGGGGAAGACTATGGATCTTCCACCAATGAGCTGTAGTTgttga